In Kaistia defluvii, the sequence ATAGGCATGATTGAAGCAGGCGGTTTGATGAAGGGTAAGCGCGGCCTCGTGCTGGGCGTCGCGAACAACCGGTCGATCGCCTGGGGAATTGCCAAGGCCGCCCACGACCACGGTGCCGAGCTGGCTTTTACCTACCAGGGCGATGCGCTCAAGAAGCGCGTGGAGCCGCTTGCGGCTGAACTCGGCGCGCTCGTCGTCGGGCATTGCGACGTCACCGACAGCGCTTCGATCGACGCGGTCTTCGCGGAAGTCGAAAAGCACTGGGGCAAGCTCGACTTCCTCGTGCACGCCATCGGCTTCTCCGACAAGGACGAGCTGACCGGTCGCTATGTCGACACGACCGAAGGCAATTTCAACAAGACCATGCTGATCTCGGTCTACTCGCTGACCGCTGTGACCCAGCGCGCCGAGAAGCTGATGACGGATGGCGGCTCGATCCTGACGCTGACCTATTACGGCGCCGAGAAGGTCATGCCGAATTACAACGTCATGGGCGTCGCCAAGGCCGCGCTCGAGGCGAGCGTGCAGTATCTGGCCGTCGACCTCGGACCGAAGAACATCCGCGTCAACGCGAT encodes:
- the fabI gene encoding enoyl-ACP reductase FabI; translated protein: MIEAGGLMKGKRGLVLGVANNRSIAWGIAKAAHDHGAELAFTYQGDALKKRVEPLAAELGALVVGHCDVTDSASIDAVFAEVEKHWGKLDFLVHAIGFSDKDELTGRYVDTTEGNFNKTMLISVYSLTAVTQRAEKLMTDGGSILTLTYYGAEKVMPNYNVMGVAKAALEASVQYLAVDLGPKNIRVNAISAGPIKTLAASGIGDFRYILKWNEYNAPLRRTVTTEEVGDSGVYFLSDLSRAVTGEVHHVDSGYHVVGMKAVDAPDISVIKD